A portion of the Marinobacter alexandrii genome contains these proteins:
- a CDS encoding 5-(carboxyamino)imidazole ribonucleotide synthase: protein MPKKDITDLKIGVLGGGQLGRMMIQSAINYNLDISILDPDKNAPCSHLVENFTTGKLTDEDGVFEWGKNFDLITIEIENVSVPALKRLQAEGVKVFPQPEIIELIQDKRKQKTFYKANRIPTSDFVLTEDAKDVAKHIEMLPAVNKLGTEGYDGRGVQMIKTASDMTKAFDRPGLLEKLVDFEKEISVVVARNENGEMECFPVVELSYHPEYNLVEFLFAPAQIDNTIEDEAYDLARNVIEKLNMVGLLAVEMFLTKDGELLINEVAPRTHNSGHHTIEANRTSQFEQHLRSILNMPLGSTELVTPAAMVNLLGEDGYSGNAKYEGMEECMAMHGVYVHLYGKKLTKPFRKMGHVTITDTSIDNLKVKSRKVKNTLKVKA, encoded by the coding sequence ATGCCTAAGAAAGATATTACAGACTTAAAAATTGGAGTACTAGGAGGAGGCCAATTAGGTCGAATGATGATCCAATCTGCGATTAACTATAATTTAGATATCTCAATTCTAGATCCGGACAAAAACGCACCCTGTTCACACTTGGTTGAGAATTTTACTACGGGTAAGCTAACCGATGAGGACGGTGTATTTGAATGGGGAAAGAATTTTGATTTGATCACTATTGAAATTGAAAACGTAAGCGTCCCAGCACTCAAAAGACTTCAGGCAGAAGGGGTAAAAGTTTTCCCACAACCTGAGATAATAGAGTTGATTCAGGACAAGAGAAAACAAAAAACATTTTATAAAGCCAATCGAATTCCAACATCAGATTTTGTTTTGACAGAAGATGCAAAGGATGTGGCTAAGCATATAGAAATGCTTCCGGCGGTGAATAAACTTGGAACTGAAGGATACGATGGACGTGGCGTTCAGATGATCAAAACAGCGTCAGACATGACTAAGGCATTTGATAGACCTGGATTACTTGAAAAATTGGTTGATTTTGAAAAGGAGATAAGCGTAGTAGTTGCAAGAAATGAAAATGGTGAAATGGAATGTTTCCCAGTGGTTGAGCTTTCCTATCATCCAGAATATAATTTGGTTGAATTTCTATTTGCGCCAGCACAAATAGATAATACTATTGAAGATGAAGCTTATGATCTTGCCAGAAATGTAATTGAAAAACTGAATATGGTTGGTTTACTGGCTGTTGAGATGTTTTTGACCAAGGATGGAGAGCTCCTGATTAATGAAGTGGCACCAAGAACACATAATTCTGGACATCATACAATAGAAGCTAATCGCACTTCACAGTTTGAGCAGCATTTGCGTTCTATTCTGAATATGCCACTCGGATCAACTGAATTAGTCACTCCTGCTGCTATGGTGAATCTTTTGGGAGAGGACGGATATAGTGGGAATGCGAAATACGAAGGAATGGAAGAATGCATGGCAATGCATGGAGTTTATGTGCATCTTTATGGCAAGAAATTAACCAAGCCTTTCAGGAAGATGGGACATGTAACTATTACAGATACATCTATTGACAATTTGAAAGTGAAGTCAAGAAAAGTCAAGAATACGCTTAAGGTTAAAGCTTAA
- a CDS encoding sodium:proton antiporter, producing MIARILVAILFMSVLIVANANDDLPVQEQQETHQTLEHEVDENEHHSAKPPMWSVIPFVLLLVMVATGPLFYPHFWHKSYPVISIILASLVCVYYLFVLHNQHSPVHSAAEYIQFIALLTGLFVASGGILIIVDKEAKPLTNLIILAIGAVIANIIGTTGASMLLIRPFIRLNKNRIKPYHIVFFIFIVSNVGGSLTPIGDPPLFLGFLKGIPFEWTVIHNLVPWAIACVILLVFFYLFDIRNKTNYALMRGDEEEEEPVTGAIELKGKRNFIWLAIVVAAVFLDPNVFPWVPGIEYMGQKFSYLREVIMLAAAFGSYKFSDLQAMQGNEFSFEPIREVAFLFIGIFFTMMPALELVSDFAQSPEGEKLIRPSTLYWGTGILSGFLDNAPTYVNFLTASMASVGADVNKMQEVIAFANNEYKDSMLDLMAISLGAVFFGAFTYIGNGPNFMVKSIAEQVGIKMPSFFSYIIKYSIPILLPVLIIIWLIFFMGH from the coding sequence ATGATCGCAAGAATTCTTGTTGCTATTTTATTTATGTCAGTGCTAATCGTGGCAAATGCCAATGATGATTTGCCTGTACAAGAGCAGCAAGAAACTCATCAGACATTAGAGCACGAGGTTGATGAGAATGAACATCATTCAGCCAAACCTCCTATGTGGAGTGTGATTCCATTTGTTTTGCTCCTGGTAATGGTAGCCACAGGGCCACTTTTTTATCCTCATTTCTGGCATAAAAGCTACCCTGTAATTTCAATTATTTTGGCCTCCCTGGTCTGCGTATATTATCTATTCGTTTTACATAATCAACATAGCCCTGTTCATTCGGCAGCTGAATACATACAGTTTATAGCTCTTTTGACCGGGCTCTTTGTGGCATCAGGTGGTATTCTAATTATTGTTGACAAGGAAGCTAAGCCACTAACCAATTTAATTATTCTAGCTATAGGGGCGGTTATCGCAAACATCATTGGGACTACTGGCGCTTCTATGCTTTTAATCAGGCCTTTCATTAGGCTGAATAAAAACAGGATAAAACCATATCATATAGTTTTCTTCATTTTCATAGTCAGCAATGTTGGAGGGTCTCTAACCCCAATAGGTGATCCACCACTGTTTTTAGGTTTCTTGAAGGGTATCCCTTTTGAATGGACTGTAATCCATAATCTAGTACCATGGGCAATAGCGTGTGTTATACTCCTTGTGTTCTTCTATTTATTTGATATCCGAAATAAGACAAACTATGCTCTAATGAGAGGGGATGAGGAAGAGGAAGAACCAGTAACCGGAGCGATTGAATTAAAAGGGAAAAGAAATTTCATTTGGCTGGCAATAGTTGTGGCAGCAGTTTTTCTAGATCCTAATGTTTTTCCATGGGTTCCTGGAATTGAATACATGGGACAAAAATTCTCCTATCTGAGGGAGGTCATAATGCTTGCTGCAGCTTTCGGTTCTTACAAGTTTTCTGATTTACAAGCGATGCAAGGGAATGAGTTTAGTTTTGAGCCCATAAGAGAGGTTGCTTTTCTTTTCATTGGTATATTTTTCACTATGATGCCAGCGCTTGAACTGGTTAGTGACTTTGCCCAATCCCCTGAAGGCGAAAAATTAATCAGACCTAGTACTCTTTATTGGGGTACTGGAATCTTAAGTGGATTTTTAGATAATGCTCCCACGTACGTCAATTTCCTTACGGCATCAATGGCAAGTGTTGGGGCTGATGTAAACAAAATGCAAGAAGTCATTGCATTTGCAAATAATGAGTATAAAGATTCCATGCTCGATTTAATGGCTATCTCGCTGGGGGCCGTATTTTTTGGAGCTTTCACCTATATTGGAAACGGGCCAAATTTTATGGTTAAGTCCATTGCTGAGCAAGTGGGAATCAAAATGCCTTCATTCTTTTCATACATCATCAAGTATTCCATCCCGATACTTCTACCCGTATTAATAATCATTTGGCTCATATTCTTCATGGGCCATTGA
- the purE gene encoding 5-(carboxyamino)imidazole ribonucleotide mutase, translating into MSNPKVGIIMGSKSDLPVMQQAADILKDLEVPFELTIVSAHRTPHRMLDYAESARSKGLQVIIAGAGGAAHLPGMVASLTTLPVIGVPVKSSNSIDGWDSILSILQMPGGIPVATVALDGAKNAGILAAEIVGSTDSSTAENLQKYKDGLRDKVMESVKSLDK; encoded by the coding sequence ATGAGTAATCCGAAAGTAGGCATAATTATGGGAAGCAAATCAGATCTTCCTGTTATGCAGCAAGCTGCAGATATTTTAAAAGACCTTGAAGTTCCTTTTGAGTTAACTATAGTGTCAGCTCACCGCACTCCTCATCGAATGCTAGATTATGCTGAGTCCGCGAGGAGTAAAGGTCTCCAGGTGATCATAGCTGGAGCTGGTGGAGCAGCTCATCTACCAGGAATGGTGGCTTCATTAACTACACTTCCAGTGATAGGCGTTCCGGTAAAGTCAAGTAACTCTATTGATGGCTGGGACTCTATTCTCTCCATTCTTCAAATGCCAGGAGGCATACCAGTAGCAACTGTCGCTCTGGATGGTGCCAAAAATGCCGGTATCCTTGCTGCTGAGATTGTAGGATCAACTGATTCTTCTACAGCGGAAAATCTTCAAAAATATAAAGATGGCTTACGTGATAAGGTGATGGAAAGCGTAAAGAGCCTGGATAAATAA
- the lptC gene encoding LPS export ABC transporter periplasmic protein LptC, producing MKEDLPTSSAPQKSLIATLNIISGRFLVLGFWLILIACNQRKDLIDQSLYEGPLSSMDSSITLLSDSGIVVMNMSSHLQNNFENGDQEWPKGFYIEWYNSRGQVTSYFSANYVYFTKSENLYRAEGNVVVRSNVNQDELNTEELFWNQIEEKFYTDKFVTINSEDEVHTGEGMESNQDFTEYRILKPSGTFTLEDDPNRPPNREIPLEPEKE from the coding sequence TTGAAAGAAGACCTGCCAACTAGTAGTGCACCACAAAAAAGTTTAATAGCGACCTTGAATATCATTTCAGGTCGCTTTTTGGTTTTAGGCTTTTGGCTGATATTGATTGCTTGTAATCAAAGGAAAGACCTGATAGACCAATCGCTTTATGAAGGCCCTTTGTCCTCCATGGATAGTTCCATTACTTTGTTAAGTGATTCAGGTATAGTGGTCATGAACATGAGTTCACATCTTCAGAATAATTTTGAAAATGGAGATCAGGAATGGCCAAAAGGGTTTTATATCGAATGGTATAATAGTAGAGGACAAGTGACTAGTTATTTTTCAGCTAACTACGTTTACTTCACTAAATCAGAGAATCTTTATCGTGCAGAAGGCAATGTGGTGGTAAGAAGCAACGTGAATCAAGATGAGCTAAATACGGAAGAGCTTTTTTGGAATCAAATAGAGGAGAAGTTTTATACCGACAAGTTTGTGACGATCAATTCAGAAGATGAGGTACATACGGGAGAGGGCATGGAATCCAACCAGGATTTTACTGAATATCGAATTCTTAAGCCAAGCGGGACATTCACACTTGAGGACGACCCAAACCGTCCACCTAACCGGGAAATTCCCCTGGAGCCAGAGAAAGAATAG
- a CDS encoding type III pantothenate kinase: MERKTEVILIDVGNSSIKTAEVSGGEFGKTIVWKDFLSIQNHYDMIIPFIISSVKNLDQSVFANRKVHFLSDESLLPISLDYHTPETLGADRIAAAVGAHDLFPDRNNLIVDLGTCMTIDLIDSSGIFQGGVISPGLQMRMKSLNHFTDQLPDISKEWLEINSSEIGKTTKECLLSGSFWAMMHEIKGVFRTLEKDFTSLNMLLTGGDAHFFESKLKAHIFAGSKIVHKGLYKIWKQQSNSNS, encoded by the coding sequence ATGGAGAGAAAGACAGAGGTAATATTAATTGATGTTGGGAATAGCTCTATCAAAACTGCTGAGGTATCTGGAGGGGAGTTTGGAAAGACTATAGTATGGAAAGACTTCTTGTCAATACAAAACCATTATGATATGATAATACCATTCATCATTTCATCCGTAAAAAACCTGGATCAAAGCGTATTTGCAAATCGAAAAGTTCATTTTCTGTCCGATGAATCTTTATTACCGATATCATTGGATTACCACACTCCAGAAACACTAGGAGCTGATAGGATTGCTGCTGCTGTGGGGGCACACGACCTATTTCCCGATAGAAATAATTTGATCGTTGATCTTGGTACATGTATGACAATTGATCTGATCGATAGCTCAGGGATTTTTCAGGGAGGTGTTATATCCCCCGGTTTGCAGATGCGGATGAAATCTTTGAATCATTTTACAGATCAACTTCCAGATATTTCTAAAGAATGGTTGGAGATAAATTCCTCTGAAATAGGAAAAACAACGAAAGAATGCCTGTTGAGTGGATCATTTTGGGCCATGATGCATGAAATAAAAGGTGTCTTCCGGACATTAGAGAAGGATTTCACAAGTCTTAACATGTTATTAACCGGAGGAGATGCTCATTTCTTTGAATCCAAGCTAAAAGCCCACATCTTTGCAGGCTCAAAAATTGTGCATAAAGGACTTTACAAAATTTGGAAACAGCAGTCAAATTCCAACTCGTAA
- a CDS encoding hemolysin family protein has translation MDDPLSYLIIVLCLLLSAFFSGMEIAFVSADKLHIEVLRKKGTFSGRILALFTDNQSQFLATMLVGNNIALVLYGIFMAGLLEPFIVSILPLSLGTDVVVLIIQSIISTAIVLLTAEFLPKSLFLINPDFSLKLFALPMGAIYGLMYPVVFFVVKISSFFIWMFGYKLSDEKPVFGLTDLNNYIKNNILNIKDEEEAEIDAKIFNNAIEFKTVKVRECMIPRTEITAVDVNDPVEELQKNFIESGHSKILVYKESIDEVIGYCHALELFKKPDDIKSILTEIPIVPETMLANELLIQFITDRKSLALVVDEYGGTSGLVSIEDVIEEIFGEIRDEHDDEYLTEQKLDKHNFIFSARHEIDYLNDQYELSLPEGEYDTLGGLIFEYHEDIPEVNEVIEIPPFVITIFTMEENRIDKVKLTLVSAEELI, from the coding sequence ATGGATGATCCGCTCTCCTATTTGATCATAGTTCTCTGTTTACTATTGTCAGCGTTTTTTTCTGGAATGGAAATCGCATTTGTATCAGCAGATAAGCTTCATATCGAAGTTTTAAGAAAAAAAGGGACATTTTCTGGTCGGATTTTAGCACTATTCACGGATAATCAATCCCAATTTCTCGCAACAATGCTTGTTGGAAACAACATTGCACTAGTGCTCTACGGAATCTTTATGGCGGGGCTATTAGAGCCATTTATTGTTTCTATATTGCCGCTCTCCCTGGGAACAGATGTAGTCGTTCTAATCATACAATCTATTATATCAACTGCGATTGTATTGCTTACCGCTGAGTTTCTCCCTAAAAGCCTCTTCCTCATAAATCCGGACTTTTCGCTCAAGTTATTTGCGCTCCCTATGGGGGCGATTTACGGGTTGATGTACCCGGTGGTGTTTTTTGTAGTAAAAATTTCATCTTTTTTTATATGGATGTTTGGATACAAACTTTCGGACGAAAAACCAGTATTTGGTCTAACAGACCTGAATAACTACATTAAGAATAACATCCTCAATATCAAAGATGAGGAGGAAGCTGAAATTGACGCAAAAATTTTCAATAATGCTATCGAGTTCAAGACGGTAAAGGTGCGCGAATGTATGATTCCGAGAACAGAGATTACTGCTGTGGATGTCAATGATCCAGTTGAAGAATTACAGAAGAATTTCATTGAAAGTGGGCACTCAAAAATTCTGGTTTATAAAGAGTCGATAGATGAAGTGATTGGATATTGTCATGCGCTTGAACTATTCAAAAAACCTGATGACATAAAATCGATTTTGACGGAGATCCCAATTGTGCCCGAAACGATGCTCGCAAATGAGTTGTTGATTCAATTTATTACGGATAGAAAGAGCTTAGCATTGGTAGTAGATGAGTATGGCGGCACTTCAGGGCTAGTCAGCATCGAAGATGTAATCGAAGAAATTTTTGGTGAAATCCGTGATGAGCACGATGATGAGTATCTAACTGAGCAAAAATTGGATAAACATAACTTCATTTTTAGTGCCAGGCATGAAATTGACTACTTGAATGATCAATATGAGTTGTCACTGCCTGAGGGAGAATATGATACATTAGGCGGGCTGATTTTCGAATATCACGAAGATATTCCTGAAGTAAATGAAGTTATTGAGATACCTCCATTCGTCATCACCATTTTCACAATGGAAGAGAATCGAATTGATAAAGTGAAACTAACACTCGTAAGTGCAGAAGAATTGATTTAA
- a CDS encoding anhydro-N-acetylmuramic acid kinase, with translation MKTSYSIIGAMAGSSMDGLDLAQVTFSLRKGFWDYEIEKCETIPYSKVIFAELKKSPLLEESEKKKIDSSFGKWIGEKIEGFVLDTPAVDLLAVHGHTSLHDPENGISEQLGNGEVIASACGIPTITEFRSRDVKLGGQGAPLVPVGDFDLFKEFDACLNLGGIANVSMKFNKTAWDICPCNQVLNHFSEKLGLPYDHEGRIAEKSSLDKLFYSEVANLDFFKQSPPKSLPNNYVSSEVLEKINPKTGLHTYVAIVSDLISQALNLFPKKSKLLITGGGAFNTYLVEEISKRLIQWEVVIPDAKLISFKESLVFAFLGLKRFRNEINVLASVTGASKDTCSGVIHLPK, from the coding sequence ATGAAAACATCTTATTCTATTATTGGTGCAATGGCCGGCTCTTCAATGGATGGCTTAGATTTAGCACAAGTGACATTCTCTTTGCGAAAAGGTTTTTGGGATTATGAGATTGAAAAATGCGAAACGATACCTTACAGTAAAGTGATATTCGCTGAATTAAAGAAGTCACCTCTTTTAGAAGAGAGCGAAAAAAAGAAAATTGACAGCTCATTTGGTAAATGGATTGGTGAGAAAATAGAGGGATTCGTGTTAGATACGCCTGCGGTTGATCTTTTGGCAGTTCATGGCCACACCTCTCTTCATGATCCAGAAAATGGCATAAGTGAACAATTGGGCAATGGAGAAGTCATTGCATCCGCTTGTGGAATTCCTACCATAACAGAATTCAGAAGTAGAGATGTCAAACTGGGAGGTCAAGGCGCTCCTCTTGTGCCAGTTGGTGATTTTGATCTTTTCAAAGAGTTTGATGCATGCCTAAACTTGGGAGGAATTGCCAATGTTTCAATGAAGTTTAATAAAACTGCCTGGGATATCTGCCCATGTAATCAAGTATTGAATCATTTTTCTGAAAAGCTTGGATTACCATATGATCATGAAGGTAGAATTGCGGAAAAGAGCTCTTTGGACAAGTTATTTTACAGTGAAGTAGCCAACTTAGATTTCTTTAAGCAGTCTCCTCCAAAATCATTGCCCAATAATTATGTTTCAAGTGAAGTGCTTGAAAAAATAAACCCTAAAACAGGATTGCACACCTATGTTGCAATTGTTTCTGATCTAATCTCACAAGCCCTGAATCTTTTCCCTAAGAAATCTAAATTGCTGATTACAGGTGGTGGAGCTTTTAATACATACTTAGTTGAAGAGATTTCAAAAAGATTAATACAATGGGAAGTTGTCATCCCTGATGCCAAACTAATCTCATTTAAAGAATCTTTGGTTTTTGCATTTCTTGGACTAAAAAGATTTCGAAATGAAATAAACGTACTCGCCTCTGTTACTGGAGCAAGTAAAGACACCTGCTCTGGTGTGATTCATCTTCCCAAATGA
- a CDS encoding TerC family protein, whose translation MLLNLFNGQNEGILFGVFGVIIVVFLIVDLGVFHKKHQKVTQKEAIQQSIFWVLVSVGYGTLIYFYGEGSGATLQFFSAYVTEKALSVDNIFVILLILRYFKVKEEYYHNILFWGILGAIVFRAIFIFVGAILIAEFHWILYIFGVFLVYSGIKLFSEEDDMEIEPEKNPLLKAAKKVLPISTTDKGGKFWFREKGKLLFTPLFLVIILIESTDLIFAVDSIPAAFAITQNEFVIYTSNIFAVMGLRAMFFLLANVLDKFYLLQKGLSVVLTFIGAKMLAEIIDLHIPIYLSFGIIIGALVVAIVLSLMFPKEEEPESLEEELPAE comes from the coding sequence ATGTTGTTGAATTTATTTAATGGACAAAATGAAGGAATACTCTTTGGGGTATTTGGGGTGATTATTGTCGTTTTCCTAATCGTTGATTTAGGTGTATTTCACAAAAAACATCAGAAAGTCACTCAAAAAGAAGCAATCCAACAATCTATTTTTTGGGTCCTAGTATCTGTCGGATACGGCACACTTATTTACTTCTACGGTGAGGGTTCAGGAGCTACTCTCCAGTTCTTCTCCGCTTATGTAACAGAAAAGGCTCTTTCTGTTGATAACATATTTGTTATTCTTTTGATTCTACGCTACTTCAAAGTAAAAGAGGAGTACTATCATAACATTCTATTCTGGGGAATCTTAGGCGCTATTGTATTCAGAGCCATTTTCATCTTCGTTGGCGCTATTTTAATTGCTGAGTTCCACTGGATACTCTACATATTTGGTGTATTCCTTGTTTATTCAGGGATCAAACTGTTTAGTGAAGAGGATGATATGGAGATAGAGCCAGAAAAAAACCCTCTGCTAAAGGCGGCTAAAAAAGTATTACCCATAAGTACTACAGATAAAGGCGGTAAGTTCTGGTTTCGCGAAAAAGGAAAACTCTTATTTACGCCTCTATTTTTGGTAATAATATTAATAGAATCCACGGATCTAATCTTCGCTGTAGATTCAATCCCTGCAGCATTTGCCATTACGCAAAATGAGTTTGTCATCTACACCTCAAACATTTTTGCAGTCATGGGATTACGAGCAATGTTTTTCTTATTGGCCAATGTTCTTGACAAATTCTATTTGTTGCAGAAAGGCTTATCAGTTGTATTGACATTTATTGGTGCAAAGATGCTCGCAGAAATCATCGACTTACATATACCAATCTACTTGTCTTTTGGTATTATCATAGGAGCTTTAGTGGTCGCAATAGTACTCTCGCTCATGTTTCCCAAAGAAGAGGAGCCAGAGTCTCTAGAAGAAGAATTGCCTGCTGAATAG
- a CDS encoding lysophospholipid acyltransferase family protein, protein MLDFYSLFKVFMKLVLRLYFRKIKIEGRENVPLNTPLIVTPNHQNAFLDALLVGAFIPISLHYLTRSDVFTWWSKPFLRLMNMTPIYRIRDGYAKLSLNDSVFEGCQELFSKEGSVLIFAEGNHGKHYYLRPLTKGAARLALQSQEAMDKDLMVLPVGLNYFDHQAPKSTVLISFGKPIPVNEYIEEYRKNQAKGLIKMRDAISAGMKESLVIPEETPNYDKRSKTIFQESHEDKSFQELRSVDPSLEIPRAQKKRKRHVLAWLLNPLPLYIIHRIIRDIDDVVFHSSLKFGIGLFVFPLWWLLIFWIMFFSVGINIALLTVIVMVFGLFYSYQR, encoded by the coding sequence ATGCTTGATTTCTATTCACTTTTTAAGGTCTTTATGAAGCTTGTTCTTCGTTTATACTTTAGAAAGATAAAAATTGAGGGAAGGGAAAATGTCCCGCTAAATACGCCACTTATTGTAACTCCAAATCACCAGAATGCCTTTTTAGATGCGTTGCTGGTTGGAGCGTTTATACCTATTTCACTTCATTATTTGACTCGTTCAGATGTATTTACATGGTGGAGTAAGCCGTTTTTGCGGTTGATGAATATGACACCCATTTATCGTATACGTGATGGGTATGCTAAGTTGTCTTTGAATGATTCGGTATTTGAGGGTTGTCAGGAGCTGTTTAGTAAAGAAGGGTCAGTTTTAATTTTTGCAGAAGGAAATCATGGAAAACATTATTACCTCCGTCCTTTGACAAAGGGTGCGGCCAGACTGGCCTTGCAATCTCAGGAAGCAATGGACAAGGACTTGATGGTGCTACCCGTAGGATTAAACTATTTTGATCATCAAGCACCAAAATCTACTGTTTTGATAAGTTTCGGAAAGCCAATTCCGGTAAATGAATACATTGAAGAATACCGAAAAAATCAAGCAAAGGGATTGATAAAAATGAGGGATGCCATCAGTGCTGGGATGAAAGAGTCATTGGTGATTCCTGAGGAAACACCTAATTACGATAAGCGTTCTAAAACTATTTTTCAAGAGTCTCATGAGGATAAATCGTTCCAAGAATTAAGGTCTGTTGATCCTTCCTTGGAAATCCCAAGAGCTCAAAAAAAAAGGAAAAGACATGTGTTAGCTTGGTTACTGAATCCATTACCTCTCTACATTATCCATCGAATTATTCGGGATATTGACGATGTGGTATTTCATTCGTCACTAAAATTTGGGATTGGATTATTTGTTTTCCCACTCTGGTGGCTTCTGATTTTTTGGATCATGTTTTTTTCTGTGGGAATTAATATTGCCTTGCTTACTGTTATAGTTATGGTATTCGGACTATTCTACAGTTACCAACGATGA
- a CDS encoding Glu/Leu/Phe/Val dehydrogenase dimerization domain-containing protein, whose amino-acid sequence MKDLLNKFENKTPEIVFEWSDSETEAKGWVVINSLRGGAAGGGTRMRVGLDKREVESLAKTMEIKFSVSGPQIGGAKSGINFDPNDPRKEGVLKRWYHAVYPLLKNYYGTGGDLNVDEIHEVIPITEDFGLWHPQEGIVNGHYNPRKPTKIHMLGRLRQGVSKVLEDQEYIPTSPKKYVVADMITGYGVAEAVRHYYQIWGGNIGEKKAIIQGWGNVGSTAALYLAKYGVKIVGIIDRVGGLMNPDGFTLDEIKTLFHDKDGNKLVADNLIPFDQVNQEIWSMGAEVFIPAAASRLVSKEQAESMINNDLEVVSCGANVPFNDTEIFYGPIAEFVDRKVSLLPDFIANCGMARTFAFLMDPDNDDVLTDSDIFNDCSKTIGDALQAVHEQNKDRANLAETAFTISLNKLV is encoded by the coding sequence ATGAAAGATCTCCTGAATAAATTTGAAAATAAGACACCAGAAATTGTTTTTGAATGGTCTGACTCTGAAACAGAAGCTAAAGGATGGGTAGTGATTAACTCATTAAGAGGAGGAGCTGCAGGTGGCGGGACCAGAATGAGAGTGGGCCTAGACAAGCGAGAAGTAGAGTCTCTTGCTAAAACGATGGAGATTAAATTTTCAGTTTCAGGACCTCAAATCGGTGGAGCTAAATCTGGAATAAACTTCGACCCCAATGATCCTAGAAAAGAAGGTGTACTTAAGCGATGGTATCATGCTGTATATCCTTTACTAAAAAATTACTACGGGACCGGTGGAGATCTAAATGTGGATGAAATTCATGAAGTAATCCCCATTACAGAAGATTTTGGTTTATGGCATCCTCAAGAGGGAATCGTAAACGGCCATTACAATCCACGTAAACCCACTAAAATACACATGCTTGGTAGACTAAGACAGGGAGTCTCCAAAGTCTTAGAAGATCAGGAATACATTCCCACTTCGCCAAAAAAATATGTTGTTGCAGATATGATAACTGGATATGGTGTGGCTGAGGCAGTACGGCACTATTATCAAATCTGGGGAGGAAATATTGGAGAGAAAAAGGCAATAATTCAAGGTTGGGGGAATGTTGGATCTACCGCTGCTCTCTACCTTGCAAAGTATGGAGTCAAAATCGTTGGAATAATTGATCGTGTGGGCGGACTTATGAATCCTGATGGATTTACATTGGACGAAATAAAAACACTTTTCCATGATAAAGATGGAAACAAACTGGTAGCAGATAATTTAATTCCGTTTGATCAAGTAAATCAAGAGATATGGTCAATGGGTGCCGAAGTATTTATTCCTGCAGCTGCTTCAAGATTAGTCTCAAAAGAGCAAGCAGAGTCAATGATCAACAATGATCTGGAAGTTGTTTCCTGCGGTGCTAATGTCCCTTTCAACGATACTGAAATATTTTATGGTCCTATCGCCGAATTCGTTGATAGAAAAGTTTCTCTCCTTCCAGACTTTATTGCAAACTGTGGAATGGCAAGAACTTTTGCTTTTCTAATGGATCCAGACAATGATGACGTATTAACTGACTCAGATATTTTTAATGACTGCTCTAAAACGATAGGTGACGCATTGCAAGCTGTCCATGAACAAAATAAGGATCGAGCAAACCTAGCGGAAACAGCCTTTACCATTTCATTAAATAAGCTTGTTTGA